CCCGCCTCAACCGCAGCCAGAGTCTGGAGATGGCGTTTCTCATCGCACAGATGATCCGCTGACTTCCGGCGGCTGAATCCTCATGGCGTCGGCAGGCTCGTCGAAAGGAGGGGAGGAGCCGTCATGCGTCGCCGGGATGTCGTTTCACTGTGCCTGATCTGGGGCCTCGTGCTGGCGGCCCTGGCCTGGGCCCTGTCCACGCAGTTCCGCTGGGTGCAGGAAGCCAAGCCCATTCAGGTGCAGCGGCCATCGGCACCGGAGAAGGGCGAGGGGGCGGAACCTCCACCGGCCTCGGCCACCGGTGTCATCGGCACCATCGACGACGACACCCGGGCGGCGTTGGCGAAGGGACTGGGCGGAGTGCCCGCGGAACCTCCGAAGGTCAAGCCCTCCGGCACGAAGAAGGGGCGCTGATCGCCTACTTCGCCACGCTCCAGGCCATCTGGTGGCGGTAGTCCTTCACGAAGGCTTTCTGCTCGGCGGAGTAGTTGCAGCCGCCGCCTGTGCTGTCGGGGCCCACGGCCACAATGCCCAGATCGATGCGCGCGGGAAAGGCCGCCAGGGCCCGATCCACGGCCTTCTGCGCAGAATAGCCTTTGGCCAGCAGGTCGTAGGTGGTTTTGGCCACCAGGTGCTTGACGATGTCCTCGCCGTTGCCGGTGCAGGCCACGGCGCCCTTGGGCCCGGCGTAGATGCCCGCGCCGTACATGGGCACGTCGCCCACGCGGCCGTAGAAGGTGATGGTGGTGCCGCCGGTGCTGATGGCGGCGGCGAAGCGGCCCTTGGCGTCCCGCGTGACGCAGCCCACGGTGTCGGGGGTGCCCAGGGCCTCCTTGAGCGGCGTGGGGAAGTTCCAGCCCTTCTTCCAGTCGTAGCGCTTCCAGGCTTCGATCTGGCGGGGATCCTCGCCCTTGAGGATGCTCTGCACCTTCTGGAAGCGGGCCAGGTTCTCGGCGCAGGTGGGATCGTAATCGGCGAAGCCCATGGCCCGGGCGAAACGGGTGGCCCCTTCGCCCACGATGAGGATGTGGGGGGTGTCCATGACCTTCCGGGCCACCAGCACGGGGTTCTTCACGCGCTCGATGGCGGCCACGGCGCCGAAGCCTCCGGTGGCGCCATCCATGCAGGCGGCGTCCATCTGGATGGTCTTGCCGTCGAGGCGGATGTTGGCGCCGGTGCCCGCGTTGAAGCGCGGGTCATCTTCCATGACCACCACCCCCGCCAGGGCCGCCTCCAGGGCCTCGGCCCCGGTGCTGAGTGTGGCCAGGGCCTTGGCCGCGGCCTTGTCGGTGCCATCCATGCGGCTGCGGGGGCTGCCGGCGCCGCCGTGGACCACCGCTGCGGGTGGGGCGGGCTGGGCGGCGGAAAGCCCGGCGGCCAGGGTGAGCAGCAGGAGGGAAAGGATGCGGTTTATGCGGTTCATGGGACTCCTCGGATCAACCGCCGATGTGGGACATCTCCACCTTGGGCAGGCCGGGCGTGTCAGCGCGCCGCAGT
This sequence is a window from Geothrix sp. PMB-07. Protein-coding genes within it:
- a CDS encoding isoaspartyl peptidase/L-asparaginase, with amino-acid sequence MNRINRILSLLLLTLAAGLSAAQPAPPAAVVHGGAGSPRSRMDGTDKAAAKALATLSTGAEALEAALAGVVVMEDDPRFNAGTGANIRLDGKTIQMDAACMDGATGGFGAVAAIERVKNPVLVARKVMDTPHILIVGEGATRFARAMGFADYDPTCAENLARFQKVQSILKGEDPRQIEAWKRYDWKKGWNFPTPLKEALGTPDTVGCVTRDAKGRFAAAISTGGTTITFYGRVGDVPMYGAGIYAGPKGAVACTGNGEDIVKHLVAKTTYDLLAKGYSAQKAVDRALAAFPARIDLGIVAVGPDSTGGGCNYSAEQKAFVKDYRHQMAWSVAK